In Aeromicrobium sp. A1-2, the DNA window CACGACTTCGCCGAGGAGATGAAGCGGGCCAATGTCCAGGCTGACGTCATCCTCGACATCATCGGCGCGAAGTACTTCGAGGCCAACGTGTCAGCGCTCGCGACCGCAGGCCGGCTCGTCGTGATCGGGATGCAGGGCGGCGTCAAGGCCGAGATCAACCTCGGCGCGCTGATGGTCAAGCGCGCTGCCGTGATGGCCACGACGCTGCGGGCACGCCCGTCGGCGGAGAAGTCGGCGATCGTGTCGGCGATGGTCGCCCAGGTCTGGCCGTTGATCTCCGACGGCACGGTCCGGCCGGTCACGCACGCGACCTATCCGCTGGAAGACGTCCGGCTCGCCCACCAGGTGCTGGAGGACTCCAGCCACAGCGGCAAGGTCCTGCTCACGACCTGATCACGCACGTACGCGTCGCTTTCGAACCGCAGTCGATGCTGGGGCGAGTCTGCGCGGCTAGGCTCTGGCCATGACTGAGCAGCAGCCGGAGATCATCGGAACCGACGGTCAGGCCGCCCCCCCGCCGTTGGCAGGGACATCGCTGGGCGACCTCGTCGAGCAGCCCGCCAAGGTCATGCGCATCGGCGGAATGGTCCGGCAGCTGCTCGAGGAGGTCAAGGCCGCTCCGCTCGACGAGGCGAGCCGGGCGAGACTCCGCGACATCCACCTGCAGTCGATCAAGGAGCTCGAGGACGGACTGGCCCCCGAGCTGGTCGACGAGCTCGAGCGGCTGAGCCTCCCATTCGACGGCGAGACCCCGAGCGAGGGCGAGCTGCGCATCGCCCAGGCGCAGCTCGTGGGGTGGCTCGAGGGCCTGTTCCACGGCATCCAGGCCGCGCTCTACGCCCAGCAGGTCCAGGCCCAGTCGCAGTTCCAGAACATGCGACTGGCTCTACCGGGTCCAAACGACGTCAAAGGTGACGATTCGACTACTTCGGGCGAAAACAGTGGCTCAGGGGGCATGTACCTCTAGAGTTGACCTCACTGTGAGCTAGGACTGACGCAGGAGTGTCGTCGGTCATGGCTCTCGATGGGAAAGAGGGAGCCCATGACCATCGTGGTCGACAAGACAACACCTCCGTGCGCAACCACGCCGGAGGTCTTTCACGACGAGCTGCTGCACTCGCCCCCGGCGCGGACCGACATCACCGCCGCCGAGTGGGAGCAGCTGGCCGTCAAGCGCGCCGCCGTGCACCGACAGTGCGCCGGGTGCCCACTCATGATCGACTGCCTCTATCGGGCCGTCGTCGAGGTCGACGTGTCGGGCTACGCCGCCTGCACGACCGAGATCGATCGGCAGCAGATCCGCCACCGGCTCGGCATCGTGATCCAGCAACCCAGCTCGGTGCCCTATGGCGCAGCTCGGGTCGGTGGAGGCCCGGTCAGCCACGAGTCCGTCATGACGGTGCGCCACGCGTACCCCAAGGACACCTGCCACCAGCTCGCCGAACGCCTGGGCTGCTCGACCTCGACGGTCAAGCGCCACCTGCGCCGCGCACGCGAGCAGAAGCAGGACCAGGCGATGCAGCCCCGCGTGTCGACACCCACGCTGCCCAGCATCGACGCCGTGCTGGACTGCTTCGACGAGCTGGAGTCCAGCCGGGTCGCCTGAGCAGCACCGCCGGGCTCGGCTAGACGTACTTGCTGAGCTCGGCGACCAGGCCGTCGACGTCGATCGAGCCGGTCACATCATCGGCAGCGGCCTTGAGCGAGTCCGGCGCCTGACCCATCGCGACGCCGCGACCCGCCCAGCGCAGCATCTCCAGGTCGTTGTTGCCGTCGCCGACGGCCAGCACCTCGGACTGCGCGATGCCGAGCTTGGCGCACAGGAACTCCAGCCCGGACGCCTTCGAGACGCCCTCGGGCGCAAGATCGAGCCACGCCGAGTAGCCGATGTAGTAGTTGGTGCCGATCAGCCCGAGGTCCTTGACGATCGCGGTGAACTCATCGGGCGTGTGGTCGGCCGAACGGATCACGACGCGAGCCACGGGCTCGGAGATCAGTGACTCGACGTCTTCGACCACGAACTGACCGCTGATCTCGTTGTCGGGGAACGGCTTGTTGAGCCGAAATCCCACTCCGACCTCCTCGACCGCGACGAGAGCGTCCGGCATGTGCTCCAGAACACGACGGACCGCCTCGCTGGCGTCGAAGGTCACGACGTCGAGCAGCTCGACGTCCGGGTCGTAGCGCATCGTCACGGCGCCGTTGCTCGCGACGGCGTAGCCCTGGGTGAAGCCGAGGTTGGCGACGACGTCCATGACACCGGGGACCCCGCGACCCGTCGCGATGACCGTCTCGATGCCGGCGTCGCGCGCCGCGTGGACCACGTCGCGCACGGCTGTCGACATGACGTTGTCGCCGTCGACGATCGTGCCGTCGACGTCGAGTGCGATGAGCCGCGGGCGCCAGGTCACGATGCGATCGGCCTCAGGACCTCGCCGAGCAATGGATGCAGAGCGGCGGGGAGACGGACCGAGCCATCGGCCTGCTGCCCGTTCTCCAGCAGCGCGATGATCGTGCGGGTCATGGCGCACAGCGTGCCGTTGAGCGTCGCCGCCGGCGAGGTGCCTTCGTCGCCACGCACCCGGATGTCGAGTCGGCGCGACTGGAACTCGGTGCAGTTGGACGCCGAGGACACCTCGCGGTACTTGCCCTGCGTGGGGATCCAGGCCTCGCAGTCGAACTTGCGGATCGCCGAGAGCCCGAGGTCGCCCGAGGCCACGTCGATGACGCGGTACGGCAGCTCGAGGGCGTCCAGCCAGGCCCGCTCCCAGCCGAGGATGCGTTCGTGCTCGGCGGCTGCCTCTTCGATCGTCGTGTAGACGAACATCTCGACCTTGTCGAACCAGTGCACGCGGAAGATCCCGCGGGTGTCCTTGCCGTACGACCCGGCCTCGCGGCGGAAGCACGGGCTGAACGCGGCGTAGCGGCGCGGCAGTGAAGCGGCGTCGAGGATCTCGTCCGAGTGATAGGCCGCCATCGGCACCTCGGAGGTGCCCACGAGGTAGAGGCCGTCCTTCTCGAGGTGGTAGACATCGTCGGCCGCCTGGCCGAGGAATCCCGTGCCCTCCATCGCGCGCTCGTTGACGAGGGCCGGCGGAATCATCGGCGTGAAGCCCCACGCGGCGGCCTTGCTCATCGCGAGCTGGGTCAGCGCGAGCTCGAGCTGTGCACCGACACCGGTCAGGAAGTAGAAGCGGGCGCCGCTGACCTTGGCACCGCGCTCGGTGTCGATCGCACCGAGCATCTGGCCGAGCTCGAGGTGGTCGCGCGGCTCAAATCCCTCGGCGGCGAAGTCACGGGGTGTGCCGACGGTGTCCAGCACGACGAAGTTGTCCTCGCCACCCTGCGGCGCGTCCGCCGATGCGAGGTTGGGAAGCGTCTTCATGAGCCGCTCGAACGTGTCCGCTGCCTCGACCTGAGCGGCCTCGGCGTCCTTGACTTGCTGGCTGAGCTCCTTGGTGCGGGCCAGCAGCTGCTGCTTCTCCTCGCCCTGCGCCTGGGGGATCAGCTTGCCGAGGTTCTTCTGCTCGCCACGCACGGCTTCGTACGCCGAGATCGTGGACCGTCGCTGCTCGTCCGCGGCGATGAGTTCGTCGACGATGTCGGTCGACTCACCTCGGCGTTGCTGGGCGGCGCGCACGGCGTCAGGGTCGTCTCGCAAGATTCTCGGGTCGATCACGGCTTCAGCCTATCGCCCGGCTCGCGGTCCCAGATCGGTCGACTAGAGTTGATCGACCCCTGAGGAGGAAGCCGTGTCGTTCGACCTGCGCCGTGCTGCGCCCGCCCGACCCTCGATCCTCCTGTGGGTCCTGGCCATACCGGCTGCCCTGTTCGCGATCCTCGCGGTCTCGGTCGGCTTCAAGCTCGACGCGATCACCTCGCTGGACCAGGACGTTGCCCAGAACGCCTACGCTTTCAGCGCCCGGCACGACGGCCTCGTCACCTTCCTCGACGTCGTGGCGGTGGTCTTCAGCAACCTGGGCTGCGCCATCGCGCTGGCGCTGCTTGCGGCCTACGCCCTGTGGCGCCGCGAGCGACGGGTCGCGATCTGGATCGTCGCAAGCGCCGCCGTCGCGATCATCGGCAATGCGCTGATCAAGCTGGCCTTCGACCGGCAGCGTCCGGTCTTCGACACCCCCCTGCACGAGATCGGTGGCTACTCCTTCCCGAGCGGACACTCCGCCGGCGCCGGAATGTTCTTCACCGTGGCAATCCTGGTGACGATCGTGCTGACCGGTCGCGGCCTGCGCCGTCGGGTCATCGTGTCGGTCCTGGCCCTGCTCGCAATCGGCGTCGGCGCGAGTCGCATCTATCTCGGCGTGCACTACCTCAGCGATGTGGTTGCGGGGCTGAGCTTCGGCGTCGTCGTCGCCCTCGGCCTGTGGATCCTGCTGGTGACCGACGCAGCCCGCCTGCCGCACGAGCTCGCCGCACTGACCGGCACGGGCCGCAAACGGGCTGCCGTGATCCTCAACCCGGCCAAGGTCGGCGACATCGACGAGTTCAAGGCCAGGGTCCGTCTCGTCGCAATGCGCGACGGCTGGGGCGAGCCCAGCTGGTACGAGACGACCATTGAGGACCCCGGCCACGGTCAGGCGGCCGCCGCCCTGCACGAGGGCGTCGACCTGATCGTCGCGGCCGGCGGAGACGGCACGGTGCGCGCGGTCTGCGAAGAGCTGGCTCGCACCGGGGTCGCGGTCGGCATCCTGCCGCACGGCACCGGCAACCTGCTGGCTCGCAACCTGTCGATCCCGCTCAACACCCGCGATGCGCTCGACGTGGTGTTCGGCGGCCAGGACCGGGCGATCGACCTCTCCACGCTGCACACCGACTCCGGCACGGACACGACATTCCTCGTCATGGCCGGGCTCGGCATGGACGCCGCGATCATGACCGGCGTCAACGACCAGCTCAAGAGCAAGGTGGGCTGGCTGGCGTACTTCGTCAGCGGGGTCAAGGCGGCACGCTTCCCCGCGATGAAGGTCCAGATCTCGGTCGACGACGGCGAGCCCAAGAAGTTCCGCGCGCGCACCGTCGTGGTCGGCAACGTCGGCTTCCTGCAGGGTGGCATCCCGCTGCTGCCGGACGCCGAGATCGACGACGGACTGCTGGACGTCGTCGTGATCGCGCCCAAGCGATTCATCGGGTGGCTCGCGATCATCGTGCGGGTCATCGGTCGACAGAAGCGCACCAACGAACGGCTCGACCGGCTGACCGGCCGCAAGGTGCACATCACGGCCGAGAAGGCCATGCCGATGCAGCTCGACGGCGATCCCGTCGGCGACGGCATGGAAATCACCGCCGAAGTCCAGCCCGGCGTCCTGCTGGTCCGCGTGCCGCTGGCACCCGCACCGGCCGCAGCGATCTGATCCCGACCCCCATGACGGAGACACCATGAGCACGACAGCGGTCGTTGCTGCCCACGAACGTTCCGGCCGGCGTTTCACCGCGGCAGGCCTCGACAGCTTCGCCCTCGACCAGGGAATCGGACCGACCGTGGTGTGCATGCACGGCGTCCCGGCCTCGTCGTTCCTCTATCGCAAGGTCGTGCCTGAGCTCGCGGCCCGCGGCCTGCGAGGTGTCGCCTTCGACCTGCCCGGCCTTGGCCTGGCTGACCGCCCCCGCGGCTTCGACTACTCCTGGACCGGGCTCGGGGCGTTCGCGGCCGAGGCGGTCGACGCTCTGGGAATCACCGGGCAGGTCCATCTCGTCGTGCACGACGTCGGCGGACCCGTCGGCTTCGAGCTCGCCGGCGCCCTGGCCGACCGCGTCGCGTCCATGACGGTCCTCAACACGCTGGTCGAGGTCGACACGTTCCACCGCCCCTGGTCGATGGAGCCATTCGCCCATCGCGGTGTCGGCGAGGTCTACCTGCGCGGACTCACCAAGCCGCTGTTCCGGCTGCTGATGCGGATGCAGGGCGTCGCCGACATGTCCGCCGTGACCAAGGACGAGTTCGGGGCGTACGTCGACCTGCTCAAGCGCGAGGACGGCGGCCGAGCGTTCCTGCAGATCATGCGCGGCTTCGAGCTCACCCGGGCCAAGCGCGACCAGTACGTCGAGCTCCTCGGCAGCGGCCGGTTCCCGGTGCAGGTCGTGTGGGGCGCGCAGGACCCGGCGCTGAAGCTCGCGACGGCGGGCGAGCAGGCCCGGCGCGCGGCCGGGGTCGACTCGATCGTCCGCCTGCCGGGGAAGCACTTTCTGCAAGAAGACCAGGCTCCCGCAATCGCCGAGCAGGTCCGCTCCTTCATCGCCGGCTGACCGTCCGCGGGCGTCAGCCTGCGACGTGGGCGTCGATCTCGGCGAGGATCGTGGTCTTGGTGGCGTCGGCCGCGAACGAGGCCCGCACGGCGCCTCGGGCCAGATCGGCCACGCCGGCGTCGTTGAGCCCCAGCAGGTCGGCGGCAACCTCGTACTCATGGTTGAGGGTCGTCGCGAACATCGGAGGGTCGTCAGAGTTGATCGTGATCGGCACCCCGGCCGCGACGAGCTGGGGCAGCGGGTGCTCGGCCATCGACGGCACCGACTGCGTGCAGACGTTGGAGGTGGGGCACACCTCCAGGGTGATCTGCCGCTCGGCGAGGTAGTGCATCAGCGTTGGATCCTGGGCCGCGGCGATGCCGTGCCCGATGCGCTCGGCGCCGAGATGGTTGATCGCGTCCCAGATCGTCTGCGGACCGGTCGACTCGCCGGCGTGCGGGACGCTGCGAAGGCCGGCAGCGATCGCCTGCTCGAAGTGTGGGGCGAACTGCGGACGCGGCACGCCGACCTCGGGGCCACCCAGACCGAAGCTCACGAGCCCGTCGGGCCGCAACCGCAGCGCGGTGTCGAGCGTGACATCTGCACCGGGAATGCCGAACTCACCGGGGATGTCGAAGCACCACTGCAGCGTGATGCCGAGCTCCGCCTCGGCCCGGCGTCGAGCGTCCTCGATGGCCTCGCAGTACGCCTCGGCCGAGATCCCGGCCAGGATCGAGGTGTACGGCGTCATCGTCAGCTCCGCGTAGCGCACGTTCTGCGCCGCGAGATCACGTGCCACGTCATAGGTCAGCGTCCACACGTCCTCGGGCGTACGGATCAGGTCGACGACGGAGAGATAGACCTCGATGAAGTGCCCGAAGTCGGTGAAGGTGAAGTAGTCCGCCAGCAGGTCCGGATCGCTCGGCACCGTGGTCTGCCCCTCGTACCGGGAGGCGAGCTCGGCAACGGTGTGCGGCGACGCTGAACCAACGTGGTGGACGTGAAGCTCTGCCTTGGGCAGCTCAGAGATGAACGACATCTCGCGAGGGTATCGAGCCGGCGCCGTCTGAGGCACGCAGGCTCAGGCCTCCACGCTCTGCTGCCGCTGGACGACCGTCCCGCGATCGTCGAACTCCACGTCGACGGTCAGCAGGACCTCGCCGTTGATCGAGAACTCGACTCGGTTCTCCTCGGCGGTCAGGTTGCCCGCAGTGCCCTCCTCGAGCCACGTCGTCGAGCCGATGAGGCTGACCAGCGCGACCTTGGCGCCGTTGTCGATCTGGCCTCGGAACACCACTGGTCCCGGTCCCGAGTCGCGAATCACCAGCGCCGTGCGGCTGACCGAAGGATCGTCGACGGCAACCGTGAGGTCCTCGACCCCTCCAGCTCGTCCGAACGTCCATTTTTCATCGACGTCGAGCACGGCTTCGCCGCTCTCGCCGACGGAGCTCTTCCACATCACGGTGATCATGGTGCTGCCTTTCGATCGTGATGACTTTTTCATGGCTCAGCGGCACCCACACGGTGAATCCAGAACTGATCCAGTCCCACAGCGTGACAGAGACAGTCGCATCGGTGCAGGTCAGTGCCCGAAACTGCCGCGATCCCACGCGGCGACGACGGATCCGATGGCACCCGGAGGGCACGCGAGCCGGATTCGGTCGCCGATCGAATATTGGCATAGCTCGTCATAGGCCCGTCTCTCGCTGCTCTCCATGACGGTAGGCAGGTATCGCAGATCCTCAGGACGGCGCCGGAAATCGGTGCTATACCGGAGTGAAGGCTTCGGCACATCGAGGTCAAGACGACCCGATCCACATTCCTCGGGTTGTCAAGGGAGTGCATCATCGCGCAGGGAGCGCGGAACATACGGACGTCGCGTGAGCCGCGACGTCCGTCCACCGAAAGCCAAAGCATGGAGTTCACCAGCTTTTCCGAGGCGATCGCGAGAACGACCGCCCTGACCCGCTCGGACGAGAGCGCCCTGTTGATCATGGGCGAGTCCGGGCTGGGCAAGAGTCACGTGCTCAACTCCGTGCTGCACGAACCGCTCGCCCACACCGTCCTGGTGCGCGCGAACCCGGGAGAGTCCGGATTGCCCCTGGCTGGCTTCGCTGCGTTGTTCGACGCAGTCAGGGGTGACCACTCGTCGAACTTCGCCCAGGAGTTCTCGCTGAAGTCCGAGGAGCCAAGCGAGCTGTTCGCCGCAGCCCAGGGCTTTTTGACAGCCCTACGGGGGCTCAACCTGTCGCCGATTCTCGCGCTCGTCGACGACATCGATGCCATGGACACCGCCAGCCAGGCCGTCATCGGGATGATGGCCGGGCGTCTCCACGACACCGGCGTGCGGCTGGCTCTCACCGCGACCACGATCAATCCTGCCGGTCCGCTGAGCACGCTGCCGGTCGTCCACCTGGCCCCCATGCCCCCCGACGTCACCGTCGGCATCGTGCGGCGGCACGAGCCGGCGGCCGATGAGTCATCGATGCGCATCATGGCCCGCTACGTGCGCGGCAACCCCCAGATTCTGTGCGAGCAGCTGCCGCTCCTGCAGCCCGACCAGCTGACCGGGACAGCCTGGCTGACCCTCCCACCCCGATCCACTCCGACCGTCGCCCGCGTCAGTCCCCGCATAGCCGCCGAGGACGACCCCGTGGCTCGGATCGTGCTGGACGCGATCGCGCTCTCGCCGGTGTCCCATGTCGCCGTTCTGGGCTGCGTGCACCCGGACGCCGCCGACGTGATCGAGGACCTGGTCGACTCCTCGGTGCTGCTGCAGAGCGGGCCGTACGTCCGGCTTGCCGACTCCCGACTCAGGATCCGGCTCTACTGGAGTCAGCGTGCCTGTGTGCGTCGTCAACAGCACGTCGAGCTCGCCGCTGCGGCGGTCGGCGTGGATCCCCACCTCGCGGCGTGGCACGCGAGCTTCGGGACCATCGACACCGATCAGGTCGAGGCGGTGCTCGCATCGGCCATCTGGCTCGTGCGCCGCCGCTGGATCGGCTCGGCCGTCGAGTTCACCGAGCACGCCCTGAGCCGCGCACCCAACATCGAGGACCACGCCGAGTCGCTGATCCGGCTGTGCTCGCACCTGATCCTGACGGGTGAGGTCAGCCTGGCAGCGCGGTACAGCGCCCGGGCCCGACCGCAGCCCTCCGCGCCCAAGCAGTCCATGGACCTGGCCGCCCTCAAGCTCACCGCCCAGATGATCGATCGCCAGATGCTGGTCGACGAAGAGGCCAAGGCCATCGCCGCGTTCCACTCCCAGGCCGATCAGGATGGCGCGTCGAACCTGCTGACCCTGGCCACGTTCTACCGCGCAGAACGGTGGGAGGTCGACGAGGCGCGCAGGCTCTTCGGCTCGGTCCAGGACCACCTCCCCAACGTCAGCGAGACCACCCGAGAGAAGATCCGCGCGATGTCGGAGATCCTCGACGCTCTCGACGGCTCGGCCGGTCGCAAGGGACAGTGCACGTCGGTCACCCTCGCCAGGACCGCCCCCTCGCCCCCGGACCTGCTGCTGATGCAGGGCCGCGCGCTGACTTGGCGCGAGCGATACGCCGACGCCCGCGACGTCTTTGCTCTGGTGATCAACCACCCCGACGCACGGGATCGCATCTGGACCGATCTGGCGACCTACGCCGCGATCGGCAACGAGATCGACGCCGGCATGTTCCGGCTTGCACGCACCGCCATCGACGCCTGGGGACAGTCCTCGCCGTGGATCAACCGCGGCAGCGCCATGCATGCCCTGATCCGGGCCTGGCGCCACTACTCGCTCGGTGAGACCGACGCGGCCGCGACCCTGATCGACACGGTCCTGGACCGGGCCTCCAAGGAATCCACCCAGGCCGTGCGTGCCCGCGCGTACGCACTGCGTGGGGCGATGGATCTGTTGATCGGCGACCCCGAGCAGGCTGTCACGGACCTACGTCACGTCAGCACACTCTCACGGCGCTTCCGCAATCCCACGCTGCTGCGCCACTGGGCCGACTACGTCGAGGCGTGCGTCCTGACCGACCGCAACCAGGAGGCAGCGGCCGCAGTCTCCGCGCTCGAGCGCCGACTCGCTGTGCACAACTCACGATGGGGTGCGCTGGCCCTCGCCCGTTGCCGCGCTCTCGCGCAGGAGGGGCCGCGCTCGCTCGGTCTCTTCGCCGATGCCGTCCGCATGTTCGACCATGCCGAGCTGCCCTACGAGCTGGGCCGCACGCTGCTGTGCTTCGCCGACCGGCAGGACGCTCTCGGCAGACCCGGCGACGGACGACAGACCCGGCTGGCCGCCCTCACCGCGTTCGAGGCCGCCGGTGCAGACTCGTGGGCCGGTCACACCGCCCGACCTGAGGCGGCGATCGGCCGTGCCGGCGAGAGAACCCTGCTGGACCGGCTGACCTCGGACGAGCAGGAGGTCGCCAAGCGGGTCATGCTCGGCCTGCGCACCAAGCAGATCGCCGACGAGATCTACGTATCGGTGCGGACCGTCGAGCTCCGGCTGACGCACATGTACCGGACGCTCGGGGTGCGGTCACGCACCGAGCTCGTGGCCCTGCTCAGCGGCTCGCTCCCGCGGGATGAGGTCACGCACGCACGCCCACCCGTTCGCCCCGCCGACAATGGCGGCGGTCAGGTGCCGGGGACGATCGCCGCGATGATCGTGCCGTCACCCCTGCGCCGGCCCGGGACGGGCTCGGGCTCGCCCTCCAGACGTGGTCCCTGACCGTCGAGCGGAACCACGACCGGATCTCCCGGCAGCACCGTGACCTCCTGGTCACGCACCACGATCGTGGCGCCCTTGCCCTCCTCGACGCACAGCTCGACCTCACCGGGCCGGACCGAGACGCGGACTCGGGTGCCGAGCAGGGTGACCCGGAAGATCAGTGAGTCCCACTCCTCGGGAAGCCGGGGATCCAGGGTGAAGACCCCGTTGTAGTCCCGGAATCCACCGAAGCCGTTGACCAGCGCACTCCACACGCCACCCGTCGACGCCACATGGACGCCATCGGCGGTGTTGTGGTGCCGGTCGGCAAGGTCCACGAACAGTGCGGAGAGGAAGTAGCGCAGCGCGAGGCCGTGATAGCCGACCTCGGCCGCGATGATCGACTGGACGACGGCGGACAGTGTCGAGTCGCCCGTCGTGATCGGGTCGTAGTAGTCGAAGTCGGCGCGCTTCTCCTCAGGCGTGAAGTGATTGCCCTGCAGGAACAGCGCCAGCACGACATCGGCCTGCTTGAGCACCTGGAACCGGTAGATCACCAGCGGGTGGTAGTGCAGGAGCAGCGGCCGCTTGTCCAGCGGGGTGTTGGCCAGGTCCCACACCTCCCGCTCAAGGAAGTGCTGATCCTGGGGATGGACCCCCATGTGCTCGTCGTACGGGATCGCCATGTCGTTCGCGGCACGCTCCCAGTCGGCGACCTCGCGCTCGTCGAGATCGAGGCGTCGGACGACCTGGTCGTACTCGACGCCGTCTCGGATCGCCAGATCACGCACGGCCTCGGCGGCTCGGCGCAGGTTGAACCGCGCCATGACGTTGGTGAACAGGTTGTCGTTGACGACCGTCGTGTACTCGTCCGGGCCCGTCACGCCATGGATATGGAAGGTGCCATCTTCCTCGCTACGCCAGAAACCGAGATCGACCCA includes these proteins:
- a CDS encoding bacterial proteasome activator family protein, producing MTEQQPEIIGTDGQAAPPPLAGTSLGDLVEQPAKVMRIGGMVRQLLEEVKAAPLDEASRARLRDIHLQSIKELEDGLAPELVDELERLSLPFDGETPSEGELRIAQAQLVGWLEGLFHGIQAALYAQQVQAQSQFQNMRLALPGPNDVKGDDSTTSGENSGSGGMYL
- a CDS encoding transcription factor WhiB, whose protein sequence is MTIVVDKTTPPCATTPEVFHDELLHSPPARTDITAAEWEQLAVKRAAVHRQCAGCPLMIDCLYRAVVEVDVSGYAACTTEIDRQQIRHRLGIVIQQPSSVPYGAARVGGGPVSHESVMTVRHAYPKDTCHQLAERLGCSTSTVKRHLRRAREQKQDQAMQPRVSTPTLPSIDAVLDCFDELESSRVA
- a CDS encoding HAD family hydrolase — translated: MTWRPRLIALDVDGTIVDGDNVMSTAVRDVVHAARDAGIETVIATGRGVPGVMDVVANLGFTQGYAVASNGAVTMRYDPDVELLDVVTFDASEAVRRVLEHMPDALVAVEEVGVGFRLNKPFPDNEISGQFVVEDVESLISEPVARVVIRSADHTPDEFTAIVKDLGLIGTNYYIGYSAWLDLAPEGVSKASGLEFLCAKLGIAQSEVLAVGDGNNDLEMLRWAGRGVAMGQAPDSLKAAADDVTGSIDVDGLVAELSKYV
- the serS gene encoding serine--tRNA ligase, coding for MIDPRILRDDPDAVRAAQQRRGESTDIVDELIAADEQRRSTISAYEAVRGEQKNLGKLIPQAQGEEKQQLLARTKELSQQVKDAEAAQVEAADTFERLMKTLPNLASADAPQGGEDNFVVLDTVGTPRDFAAEGFEPRDHLELGQMLGAIDTERGAKVSGARFYFLTGVGAQLELALTQLAMSKAAAWGFTPMIPPALVNERAMEGTGFLGQAADDVYHLEKDGLYLVGTSEVPMAAYHSDEILDAASLPRRYAAFSPCFRREAGSYGKDTRGIFRVHWFDKVEMFVYTTIEEAAAEHERILGWERAWLDALELPYRVIDVASGDLGLSAIRKFDCEAWIPTQGKYREVSSASNCTEFQSRRLDIRVRGDEGTSPAATLNGTLCAMTRTIIALLENGQQADGSVRLPAALHPLLGEVLRPIAS
- a CDS encoding YegS/Rv2252/BmrU family lipid kinase — encoded protein: MSFDLRRAAPARPSILLWVLAIPAALFAILAVSVGFKLDAITSLDQDVAQNAYAFSARHDGLVTFLDVVAVVFSNLGCAIALALLAAYALWRRERRVAIWIVASAAVAIIGNALIKLAFDRQRPVFDTPLHEIGGYSFPSGHSAGAGMFFTVAILVTIVLTGRGLRRRVIVSVLALLAIGVGASRIYLGVHYLSDVVAGLSFGVVVALGLWILLVTDAARLPHELAALTGTGRKRAAVILNPAKVGDIDEFKARVRLVAMRDGWGEPSWYETTIEDPGHGQAAAALHEGVDLIVAAGGDGTVRAVCEELARTGVAVGILPHGTGNLLARNLSIPLNTRDALDVVFGGQDRAIDLSTLHTDSGTDTTFLVMAGLGMDAAIMTGVNDQLKSKVGWLAYFVSGVKAARFPAMKVQISVDDGEPKKFRARTVVVGNVGFLQGGIPLLPDAEIDDGLLDVVVIAPKRFIGWLAIIVRVIGRQKRTNERLDRLTGRKVHITAEKAMPMQLDGDPVGDGMEITAEVQPGVLLVRVPLAPAPAAAI
- a CDS encoding alpha/beta fold hydrolase; translated protein: MSTTAVVAAHERSGRRFTAAGLDSFALDQGIGPTVVCMHGVPASSFLYRKVVPELAARGLRGVAFDLPGLGLADRPRGFDYSWTGLGAFAAEAVDALGITGQVHLVVHDVGGPVGFELAGALADRVASMTVLNTLVEVDTFHRPWSMEPFAHRGVGEVYLRGLTKPLFRLLMRMQGVADMSAVTKDEFGAYVDLLKREDGGRAFLQIMRGFELTRAKRDQYVELLGSGRFPVQVVWGAQDPALKLATAGEQARRAAGVDSIVRLPGKHFLQEDQAPAIAEQVRSFIAG
- a CDS encoding adenosine deaminase yields the protein MSFISELPKAELHVHHVGSASPHTVAELASRYEGQTTVPSDPDLLADYFTFTDFGHFIEVYLSVVDLIRTPEDVWTLTYDVARDLAAQNVRYAELTMTPYTSILAGISAEAYCEAIEDARRRAEAELGITLQWCFDIPGEFGIPGADVTLDTALRLRPDGLVSFGLGGPEVGVPRPQFAPHFEQAIAAGLRSVPHAGESTGPQTIWDAINHLGAERIGHGIAAAQDPTLMHYLAERQITLEVCPTSNVCTQSVPSMAEHPLPQLVAAGVPITINSDDPPMFATTLNHEYEVAADLLGLNDAGVADLARGAVRASFAADATKTTILAEIDAHVAG
- a CDS encoding LuxR family transcriptional regulator is translated as MEFTSFSEAIARTTALTRSDESALLIMGESGLGKSHVLNSVLHEPLAHTVLVRANPGESGLPLAGFAALFDAVRGDHSSNFAQEFSLKSEEPSELFAAAQGFLTALRGLNLSPILALVDDIDAMDTASQAVIGMMAGRLHDTGVRLALTATTINPAGPLSTLPVVHLAPMPPDVTVGIVRRHEPAADESSMRIMARYVRGNPQILCEQLPLLQPDQLTGTAWLTLPPRSTPTVARVSPRIAAEDDPVARIVLDAIALSPVSHVAVLGCVHPDAADVIEDLVDSSVLLQSGPYVRLADSRLRIRLYWSQRACVRRQQHVELAAAAVGVDPHLAAWHASFGTIDTDQVEAVLASAIWLVRRRWIGSAVEFTEHALSRAPNIEDHAESLIRLCSHLILTGEVSLAARYSARARPQPSAPKQSMDLAALKLTAQMIDRQMLVDEEAKAIAAFHSQADQDGASNLLTLATFYRAERWEVDEARRLFGSVQDHLPNVSETTREKIRAMSEILDALDGSAGRKGQCTSVTLARTAPSPPDLLLMQGRALTWRERYADARDVFALVINHPDARDRIWTDLATYAAIGNEIDAGMFRLARTAIDAWGQSSPWINRGSAMHALIRAWRHYSLGETDAAATLIDTVLDRASKESTQAVRARAYALRGAMDLLIGDPEQAVTDLRHVSTLSRRFRNPTLLRHWADYVEACVLTDRNQEAAAAVSALERRLAVHNSRWGALALARCRALAQEGPRSLGLFADAVRMFDHAELPYELGRTLLCFADRQDALGRPGDGRQTRLAALTAFEAAGADSWAGHTARPEAAIGRAGERTLLDRLTSDEQEVAKRVMLGLRTKQIADEIYVSVRTVELRLTHMYRTLGVRSRTELVALLSGSLPRDEVTHARPPVRPADNGGGQVPGTIAAMIVPSPLRRPGTGSGSPSRRGP